A window from Oreochromis niloticus isolate F11D_XX unplaced genomic scaffold, O_niloticus_UMD_NMBU tig00008522_pilon, whole genome shotgun sequence encodes these proteins:
- the LOC100692778 gene encoding olfactory receptor 13C2-like, producing MDEELNTTYVTLDGYIEVNKYRYVYFCIIFTLYIIIICSNSTIVYVIWIHKNLHEPMYIFIAALLLNCLLCSTTIYPKLLIDFLSEKQVITYSACLFQFFMFYTLGSSEFFLLAAMAYDRYVAICKPLEYPTIMNKTTVSIFLVVSWLIPAFHIAVQAIGSAEATLCNFNLKGIFCNNAVYTLQCVRSRLIIVFGVVALIDLIILPLLFIVFTYTNIFIISYQSCKEIRKKAAETCLPHLLVLISISCLSIYDVSIARVESDFPKIARFLMTLQIVLYHPLFNPFIYGLKMKEISKQLKRFFCHARIITCINYEC from the coding sequence ATGGATGAGGAGTTAAATACCACCTATGTAACTCTAGATGGATACATTGAAGTTAACAAGTACagatatgtttatttttgtattatctttacattatacattataATAATCTGCAGTAATTCTACCATCGTGTACGTGATCTGGATTCATAAAAATCTTCATGAGCCTATGTACATTTTCATTGCAGCTTTGCTACTGAACTGTCTCCTTTGCAGCACAACTATTTACCCAAAACTTCTGATTgactttttatctgaaaaaCAAGTCATAACATATTCAGCCTgtctctttcagttttttatgttttacactttAGGCAGTTCGGAGTTCTTTCTCTTGGCAGCCATGGCCTATGACAGATATGTGGCTATTTGTAAACCTCTTGAATATCCAACTATCATGAACAAAACCACTGTGAGCATTTTCCTGGTTGTATCTTGGCTTATACCTGCTTTTCATATTGCAGTCCAAGCAATAGGGAGTGCTGAAGCAACACTGTGTAACTTTAATTTAAAGggaatattttgtaataatgcaGTTTACACTCTTCAGTGTGTAAGGTCAAGATTAATTATTGTATTTGGAGTTGTTGCTTTAATAGATCTTATAATACTTCCTCTGCTCTTCATAGTTTTCActtatacaaacatttttatcatttcataTCAAAGTTGTAAAGAAATTAGGAAGAAAGCTGCAGAGACCTGTTTACCCCACCTGTTAGTTTTAATCAGTATTTCCTGTTTAAGTATCTATGATGTAAGCATAGCTCGAGTGGAATCAGATTTTCCAAAAATTGCTCGATTCCTGATGACATTACAAATAGTGCTCTATCATCCATTGTTTAATCCATTCatttatgggctcaaaatgaAGGAAATTTCTAAACAGCTAAAAAGATTCTTTTGTCATGCCAGAATCATTACGTGTATTAACTATGAATGCTAA